From the genome of Mesorhizobium japonicum MAFF 303099, one region includes:
- a CDS encoding DUF1326 domain-containing protein translates to MANVKWTMKAREFVNCNCAYGCPCQFNAMPTHGFCQAVTGIEIESGHHGATKLDGLRLVGIFRWPGAIHQGGGEAAVVVDERASEAQREALLRILGGQDTKPGATIFEVFSTTLEKFHDPIFAPIEFEVDVDARTGRLHVEGVADGHGEPIKNPVTGAEHRARIDLPHGFEYAMAEIGRGWTKATGPIKFEVADTHSHFANLHLTQSGVVH, encoded by the coding sequence ATGGCCAACGTCAAATGGACAATGAAGGCGCGCGAATTCGTCAACTGCAATTGCGCCTACGGCTGCCCATGCCAGTTCAACGCCATGCCCACACACGGCTTCTGTCAGGCGGTTACCGGCATCGAAATCGAGAGCGGCCATCACGGCGCCACCAAACTCGATGGATTGCGGCTCGTCGGGATTTTCCGCTGGCCCGGCGCCATCCATCAGGGCGGCGGCGAAGCAGCGGTGGTTGTCGACGAGAGGGCGAGCGAGGCCCAGCGTGAAGCGCTGCTTCGCATCCTGGGCGGACAGGACACCAAGCCAGGCGCGACAATATTCGAGGTCTTCTCGACCACGCTGGAGAAATTCCATGACCCGATCTTTGCCCCGATCGAGTTCGAGGTCGACGTCGACGCGCGAACCGGACGGCTGCACGTCGAGGGCGTAGCCGACGGTCATGGCGAGCCGATCAAGAATCCGGTCACCGGCGCGGAGCATCGGGCACGCATCGACCTGCCGCACGGCTTCGAATACGCAATGGCCGAGATCGGGCGCGGCTGGACCAAGGCGACAGGCCCGATCAAGTTCGAGGTGGCCGATACACACAGTCATTTTGCCAATCTGCATCTCACGCAGAGCGGCGTCGTCCATTGA
- a CDS encoding DUF2182 domain-containing protein, protein MGDTALEAVLRRDRAVVMAALVVIAVLAWAYTLWLAIDMAMPASPMPAGASGDIAAMDMSNMDMGGMDMAGMDVGAAVAPGFRAWAPADFAFIFTMWAVMMVGMMTPSVAPLLLLYAGIGRRAQADGRPIASTGWFFTGCLTVWIVFSIAATGAQWLLGRLALLNPSMATDSTILGGLVLIAAGLYQWTPVKGVCLRQCQGPIGFLMSHGGFRSAPLGAIRLGVDHGLYCLGCCWALMALLFVGGVMNILWIAGIAILVLLEKTATSGPLISRISGALMVAAGAWLMSRAL, encoded by the coding sequence ATGGGCGACACGGCGCTAGAGGCGGTGCTGCGGCGCGACCGCGCGGTCGTGATGGCCGCGCTCGTCGTGATTGCGGTGCTCGCCTGGGCCTATACGCTGTGGCTCGCCATCGACATGGCCATGCCCGCGTCCCCGATGCCGGCTGGAGCGAGCGGCGATATCGCCGCAATGGACATGTCGAACATGGACATGGGTGGCATGGATATGGCTGGCATGGATGTCGGCGCCGCGGTGGCGCCCGGCTTCCGGGCCTGGGCACCCGCCGATTTCGCTTTCATCTTCACCATGTGGGCGGTGATGATGGTCGGCATGATGACGCCTTCGGTCGCGCCGCTGCTGCTGCTCTACGCCGGCATCGGCCGCAGGGCGCAGGCGGATGGCCGCCCCATCGCTTCGACCGGATGGTTTTTTACCGGCTGTCTCACGGTCTGGATCGTCTTCAGTATCGCCGCGACCGGCGCGCAATGGCTGCTCGGGCGCCTGGCCCTGCTCAACCCCTCGATGGCGACCGACAGCACGATCCTCGGTGGCCTCGTCCTGATCGCCGCCGGCCTCTATCAATGGACGCCGGTCAAGGGCGTCTGCTTGCGCCAATGTCAGGGGCCGATCGGGTTCTTGATGAGCCATGGCGGGTTCCGTTCCGCGCCGCTCGGCGCGATTCGGCTAGGCGTCGATCACGGCCTCTATTGTCTGGGCTGCTGCTGGGCGCTGATGGCTTTGCTGTTCGTCGGCGGCGTCATGAACATCCTGTGGATCGCCGGTATCGCCATCCTCGTTCTCCTGGAAAAGACGGCCACGAGCGGGCCGTTGATCTCGCGCATTTCCGGCGCGCTGATGGTGGCGGCCGGCGCGTGGTTGATGTCTCGTGCGCTTTGA